One segment of Cryptococcus neoformans var. grubii H99 chromosome 2, complete sequence DNA contains the following:
- a CDS encoding ATP-dependent RNA helicase HAS1: protein MSSTKPHTTVNKRKRTSNAHDEAPAKRVPEASSSKVTLDDSQSAPATSSDAVLGARSAPDTVYERVPFSTLNLSPPTTAAIERMGFETMTEVQARTIPPLLAGKDVLGAARTGSGKTMAFLVPSVELLSTLRFKPVNGTGVIIISPTRELALQIFGVAKELMQDHSQTFGVLMGGANRKAEADKLVKGVNLIVATPGRLLDHLQNTKGFVFKNLKALVIDEADRILEIGFEEEMKQIIKLLPSENRQSMLFSATQTTKVTDLARISLRPGPLYINVDETKEASTADMLEQGYVVCESDQRFMLLFTFLKKNLKKKVIVFFSSCNSVKYHAELLNYIDVPVLDLHGKQKQQKRTNTFFEFINAPAGILLCTDVAARGLDIPKVDWIIQFDPPDDPRDYIHRVGRTARAGKSGKSLLFLLPSELGFLRFLKVAKVPLNEYQFPQKKVADVQKQLESLISKNHYLNTSARDGYRSYLQAYASYSLKKIFDVNKLDLAKVGKAFGFAVPPKVNISVGSVKAKKSRDEDESSDDDGQPKKAYYRNRGRK, encoded by the exons ATGTCGTCCACGAAGCCTCATACCACCGTAAACAAGCGGAAGCGCACCTCAAACGCTCACGACGAGGCCCCCGCAAAGCGTGTCCCAGaggcctcctcctcaaaaGTCACTCTCGACGACTCCCAGTCCGCTCCTGCCACTTCCTCAGATGCTGTACTCGGCGCCAGGTCCGCTCCTGATACTGTTTACGAGCGGGTCCCCTTCTCTACCCTCAACCTTTCCCCCCCTACTACTGCTGCCATCGAGCGTATGGGTTTCGAGACTATGACAGAAGTCCAGGCCAGAACTATCCCTCCTTTGCTGGCTGGTAAGGATGTACTGGGAGCAGCGAGGACTGGCAGTGGAAAGACCATGGCATTCTTGGTTCCCAGCGTGGAGCTTCTGAGCACTTTAAGATTCAAGCCCGTCAATG GAACCGGTGTCATTATCATCTCTCCTACGAGAGAACTCGCCCTCCAAATCTTCGGTGTTGCCAAGGAGCTCATGCAAGACCATTCGCAAACATTTGGTGTCCTCATGGGTGGTGCGAACCGTAAGGCAGAGGCCGATAAGCTGGTCAAGGGCGTCAACCTCATCGTTGCTACTCCCGGTAGACTTCTTGATCATTTGCAG AACACGAAAGGATTTGTTTTCAAGAATCTCAAGGCTCTTGTAATTGACGAGGCTGATCGAATCTTGGAAATTGGtttcgaagaagaaatgaaaCAGATCATCaaactccttccttctg AAAACCGTCAATCAATGCTTTTCTCCGCTACCCAAACCACCAAAGTTACTGATCTTGCCCGTATCTCCCTTCGCCCAGGTCCTCTCTACATCAATGTGGATGAAACTAAGGAAGCTTCTACTGCAGACATGCTCGAACAGGGCTATGTCGTATGCGAGTCAGACCAGAGATTCATGCTCCTTTTCACATTCCTCAAGAAGAATttaaagaagaaggttattgtcttcttctccagctgTAACTCTGTCAAGTACCATGCCGAACTTTTAAATTATATAGATGTCCCTGTCTTGGACCTTCAT GGtaaacaaaaacaacagAAGCGTACAAACACGTTCTTTGAATTCATCAATGCCCCTGCTGGTATTCTCCTCTGTACCGACGTCGCTGCACGTGGTCTCGACATTCCCAAGGTTGACTGGATCATCCAATTTGATCCGCCTGATGATCCGCGAGACTACATCCACCGTGTCGGCCGTACGGCTCGTGCAGGCAAATCTGGAAagtctctccttttccttttgccTAGCGAGCTTGGCTTCCTTCGCTTCCTCAAGGTTGCTAAAGTCCCTCTCAACGAATATCAGTTCCCTCAGAAAAAGGTTGCAGATGTGCAGAAGCAACTCGAGAGCCTGATTTCCAAGAATCATTACCTCAACACTTCGGCGAGGGATGGATACAGGTCTTACCTTCAAGCTTATGCGTCTTACTCTCTCAAAAAGATCTTTGATGTTAACAAGCTCGACCTCGCCAAGGTTGGCAAGGCGTTTGGTTTCGCTGTGCCCCCAAAGGTCAACATCTCCGTCGGATCCGtcaaggcgaagaagagtagagatgaagatgaaagtagtgatgatgatggtcaACCCAAAAAGGCCTACTATAGAAACAGGGGCAGAAAATAA
- a CDS encoding mRNA 3'-end-processing protein YTH1 — MAAASNSAPLDPKLGRAADFVRPDFHQVNLDLENYLKTERNFKLDADQQICPLSITPLGCPLPPSQCPYRHTTPSQLNFKPPPPLPAHPREREKKLTVCKHYLRNLCKMGDNCEYTHDFNLRTMPECIWFVKQGKCELGGECLYFHPRDRRVECPDYNRGFCVLGPNCPRKHIRRRLCDAYAAGFCPDGKDCKLAHPSPNRPPPESYINPIPPDPEAFNGPPPQLPAGYGRWREYKYDPNAVVVPAAAWVEGGSLSGWRAGGFLSANARRDNQRNRDNDDEGGRSGGGERKGGWQKDLSTVLCFRCNQYGHFANNCPNQYVPGDRGGGKRRE, encoded by the exons aTGGCGGCAGCCTCGAATTCCGCACCGTTAGATCCAAAACTCGGACGAGCAGCAGATTTTGTTCGCCCTGACTTCCACCAAGTCAATCTCGACCTGGAAAACTACCTCAAGACTGAGCGCAACTTCAAGCTCGATGCAG ACCAACAAATATGTCCTCTGTCCATCACGCCTCTGGGCTGTCCGCTTCCGCCTTCACAATGTCCTTATCGTCACACTACCCCCTCCCAACTCAATTTCAAGCCgccacctcctctcccgGCTCACCCTCGAGAgcgagaaaagaagctaACGGTCTGCAAACACTACCTTCGAAACCTCTGTAAAATGGGAGACAATTGCGAGTACACCCACGACTTTAATCTTCGCACGATGCCAGAGTGTATATGGTTTGTCAAACAAGGCAAATGTGAGCTGGGAGGAGAGTGCCTGTATTTCCATCCCAGAGACAGAAGAGTTGAGTGTCCGGATTACAATAGAGGATTTTGCGTGCTAGGTCCTAATTGTCCGAGGAAGCATATAAGGAGGAGGCTGTGTGATGCTTATGCCGCTGGATTTTGCCCTGATGGCAAGGACTGCAAATTAGCTCA CCCATCTCCTAACCGACCGCCCCCAGAATCGTATATCAATCCTATCCCACCTGACCCCGAAGCCTTCAATGGCCCACCACCCCAATTGCCTGCTGGCTATGGTCGTTGGCGAGAATACAAATATGACCCCAATGCAGTGGTTGTACCAGCTGCGGCGTGGGTTGAGGGTGGAAGTTTGTCTGGTTGGCGAGCAGGAGGATTTTTGTCTGCGAatgcaagaagagataacCAAAGGAATAGAgacaatgatgatgagggtgGACgcagtggtggaggagagagaaaaggaggctGGCAAAAAGATCTTAGCACAGTGCTTTGTTTC AGGTGCAACCAGTATGGTCACTTTGCCAATAATTGTCCTAATCAGTATGTGCCTGGAGACCGGGGAGGTGGTAAACGTCGGGAATGA
- a CDS encoding translation initiation factor aIF-2, with the protein MPPKNKGKKGGKKDLDDDEFWEKKEAVLEQSGSPIQADEAPKKGDKAGHSLFDLLEDGDAVSDEEGGGLMATIAANAAKKDKKKKKKASKIADLDDEADEAEPSPAIDTKPNLDDEWPEEDVKPKKGKKGKKDKKKAVEEDEELDEVTAPADEQPEPSTAVNLDDEWPEEDVKPKKGKKGKKGKKVEEEEDIDAILEKAAAERKAQEAAAAPAKVEPEPEAEEAEDEGPKILSKAQKEKLKKEKEKAKKKAQAAAKKAQATPTESPAEPTETAEAEEDEGDEEGAAGGDKKKKKKKKAAAKPVEPAPSAKGKKVPAHIAAMQAAMEERRRLEEEAQKAEEERLRKIEEEDARIAAEEAAEAEAKAAKKAKEKEKLAKAKAEGKLLTPAQKRERAAAEARKQAMLAAGMVVAGLQEGGAAEKKKKPVYGNKKKQQQQQQKPKEAPTPTPAVPAAPAPEPETPKAEEKEEESQDDWDKSDNEVEKATTAVEKLKVEESEDDWDKSDEEPAPEPVKASIPAAKEVPTGAPKKVDEKPAEKAAAPTQTQPAPKAAHAPVKANGKPVPVAAEESSSEEEESSSEEESSDEDSDEDSDEDSDDELAARKAKALQKIQERREAAQAAKSSDDLRSPICCILGHVDTGKTKLLDKIRQTSVQEGEAGGITQQIGATFFPRSAIEEKTEVVNKDHAYKVQIPGLLIIDTPGHESFTNLRSRGSSLCNIAILVVDITHGLEPQTIESLNLLRQGRTPFIVALNKIDRMYGWKAKPNAGFRETLNSQSKSVRSEFDDRVAKTKLAFAEQGLNAEIFDENKNLGRNISLVPTSAVTGEGIPDMLMLLVKLTQERMNANLMYISELECTILEVKVIEGLGTTVDVVLSNGVMREGDKIVLCGTDGPIVTQVRALLTPQPMREMRIKGQYVHHKEVKAALGVKISAPGLEKAIAGARLYVAQDDDEVEAFKDMAMDDLTSLGRFVTKSGKGVWVQASTLGSLEALLTFLEQMKIPVFNFGIGPVHKSTIVKAGTMLDKAPEYAVILAFDVQIEKEAQELAQKAGMKIFSAMIIYHLFDAFSKYMSEVQEAKRKEAAPNAVWPVRLKILKAFAHRDPIILGCDIIEGTMRIGTPMGVVKVDKETGKREIVPLGKITSIEINHKPFEVVKRSQIGAGAAVKIERAPHQSAKLYGRHFDDKDEVVSLISRQSIDTLKANFRDQVELSDWAMIKKMKVEQGVP; encoded by the exons ATGCCGCCAAAGaacaagggaaagaagggcgGGAAGAAGGACCTCGACGATGACGAGTTCTG ggagaaaaaggaagctgTTCTCGAGCAATCCGGGTCCCCTATTCAAGCCGATGAAGCTCCCAAGAAGGGTGATAAAGCTGGCCATAGTCTCTTTGACcttttggaagatggagacgCTGTgtctgatgaagagggtggTGGTTTGATG GCCACCATTGCTGCCAATGCTGCTAAAAAGGataagaaaaagaagaagaaggcctCAAAAATTGCCGATCTCGATGACGAGGCTGATGAGGCTGAACCTTCCCCCGCTATCGACACCAAACCCAACTTGGACGATGAATGGCCCGAAGAGGATGTCAAGccgaagaaaggaaagaaagggaagaaagacaagaagaaggctgtggaggaggatgaggagctTGATGAAGTAACGGCTCCGGCTGATGAGCAACCAGAACCCAGTACAGCCGTGAACCTCGATGACGAGTGGCCCGAAGAGGATGTCAAGCccaagaagggcaagaagggaaagaagggaaagaaggttgaagaggaagaagacattGATGCCATCTTAgagaaggctgctgctgagcgAAAGGCTCAGGAGGCCGCTGCTGCCCCTGCCAAGGTGGAGCCGGAACCCGAGGCAGAGGAGGCCGAGGACGAGGGACCTAAAATTCTTTCCAAGGctcagaaggagaagctcaagaaggagaaggagaag gccaagaagaaggctcaGGCTGCCGCCAAGAAGGCTCAAGCCACCCCCACCGAATCCCCGGCCGAGCCTACTGAAACTGCCGAggctgaggaagacgaaggtGACGAAGAGGGCGCCGCAGGAGgtgacaagaagaaaaagaagaagaagaaggctgctgcCAAACCCGTTGAGCCTGCCCCTTCTgccaagggcaagaaggtcCCTGCCCATATCGCTGCTATGCAGGCCGCTATGGAGGAACGGCGACgattggaggaggaggctcagaaggctgaggaggagagattgaggaaaattgaagaggaagatgcgaGGATtgctgctgaagaagctgcCGAGGCGGAGGCCAAGGcggcgaagaaggccaaggagaaggagaaactCGCAAAGGCCAAGGCCGAAGGAAAATTATTGACTCCTGCgcagaagagggaaagggcgGCTGCCGAGGCCAGAAAACAAGCCATGTTGGCGGCCGGTATGGTTGTTGCTGGTTTACAGGAAGGTGGCGCGgcggaaaagaagaagaagcctgTCTACGGtaacaagaagaagcaacaacaacagcagcaaaagCCCAAGGAAGCCCCTACTCCCACACCTGCCGTTCCGGCCGCTCCTGCACCTGAACCCGAAACCCCCAAGGccgaagagaaggaggaagaaagccAGGATGATTGGGACAAATCTGATAACgaggtggagaaggctACTACTGCTGTTGAAAAGCTCAAAGTCGAGGAGTCTGAGGATGATTGGGACAAGTCTGATGAAGAGCCTGCTCCTGAGCCTGTCAAGGCCAGTATCCCTGCTGCCAAAGAGGTTCCCACCGGCGCCCCAAAGAAGGTGGACGAAAAGCCTGCAGAGAAAGCCGCTGCTCCCACTCAAACTCAGCCTGCCCCTAAGGCCGCTCATGCCCCTGTGAAGGCCAATGGCAAGCCTGTTCCTGTCGCTGCCGAGGAATCTTCctctgaggaagaggaatcttcttccgaaGAAGAGTCTTCCGATGAAGACTCTGACGAAGACTCTGATGAGGACTCCGATGATGAGCTCGCCGCCCGAAAAGCCAAGGCTTTGCAGAAAATCCAGGAAAGGAGGGAGGCAGCACAAGCAGCAAAGAGCAGTGACGATTTGCGTTCTCCTATCTGTTGTATTTTGGGTCACGTTGACACTGGTAAGACCAAGTTGCTTGACAAG ATCCGACAAACCTCTGTCCAAGAGGGTGAAGCCGGTGGTATCACTCAGCAAATCGGTGCCACATTCTTCCCCAGATCTGCTattgaggagaagaccGAGGTCGTTAACAAG GACCATGCCTACAAAGTCCAGATCCCTGGTTTGCTCATTATCGACACTCCAGGTCACGAGTCTTTCACTAACCTCAGGTCCCGTGGTTCTTCCCTTTGTAACATCGCCATCTTGGTCGTTGACATTACT CACGGTCTTGAGCCCCAGACTATTGAGtctctcaaccttctccGACAGGGCCGAACTCCTTTCATTGTTGCCCTCAACAAAATTGACAGGATGTACGGCTGGAAGGCCAAGCCTAACGCCGGTTTCCGAGAGACTCTCAACTCCCAGTCCAAATCTGTTCGATCAGAGTTTGATGACCGTGTGGCCAAGACCAAGCTTGCGTTTGCCGAGCAAGGTCTTAACGCCGAGATCTTTGACGAGAACAAGAACCTTGGTCGTAACATCTCCCTCGTTCCCACCTCTGCCGTTACTGGCGAGGGTATCCCTGACATGTTGATGTTGCTCGTCAAGCTCACTCAAGAAAGAATGAACGCCAATTTGATGTACATCTCCGAACTTGAGTGTACTATTCTTGAAGTCAAGGTCATCGAAGGTTTGGGTACAACTGTTGATGTTGTCTTGTCCAACGGTGTGATGCGTGAGGGTGACAAGATTGTGTTATGTGGAACAGACGGGCCGATCGTTACGCAAGTCAGAGCGTTGCTCACTCCTCAGCCCATGCGAGAGATGCGTATTAAA GGTCAATACGTCCACCACAAAGAAGTTAAAGCGGCTTTGGGTGTCAAGATCTCTGCCCCTGGTCTCGAAAAGGCGATTGCTGGTGCACGTCTGTATGTTGCTCAGGATGACGACGAGGTTGAAGCGTTCAAGGACATGGCTATGGACGATCTTACTTCGCTTGGGCGATTTGTGACCAAGTCTGGTAAGGGCGTCTGGGTACAAGCCAGTACTTTGGGTTCCCTTGAAGCACTTCTTACCTTCTTGGAACAGATGAAGATCCCTGTCTTCAACTTTGGCATCGGACCTGTGCACAAAAGTACTATTGTCAAGGCCGGTACCATGTTGGACAAGGCGCCTGAGTATGCCGTCATATTGGCATTCGATGTCCAGATCGAGAAGGAAGCCCAGGAATTGGCCCAGAAGGCTGGTATGAAGATTTTCTCTG CTATGATTATCTACCACCTGTTCGATGCTTTCTCCAAGTACATGTCTGAGGTTCAGGAAGccaagaggaaggaggctgCTCCCAACGCTGTCTGGCCTGTTCGCCTCAAGATCCTGAAGGCCTTTGCCCACCGAGACCCCATTATTCTGGGTTGTGACATCATTGAGGGTACTATGCGCATTGGGACACCTATGGGTGTAGTAAAGGTCGACAAGGAGacagggaagagggagattGTTCCTTTGGGTAAAAT CACCTCGATTGAAATCAACCATAAGCCGTTCGAGGTTGTCAAGAGGTCGCAGATTGGTGCGGGAGCTGCTGTCAAGATTGAGCGTGCACCTCACCAATCTGCCAAGCTCTACGGACGACA CTTTGACGACAAAGACGAGGTCGTATCTTTAATCTCAAGACAAAGTATTGACACCCTTA AGGCCAACTTCCGAGATCAAGTCGAGCTTTCCGATTGGGCgatgatcaagaagatgaaggtcgAGCAAGGTGTCCCATAA